CGGCGAGGCGATGACAGCGGGCGGAATCCGCGTGGACGACGTGGCGCAGCTGGCCGACCTGGCCCGGGACGGCCATCCGCTCGCGACGCGCCTGCTGCGCGAAGCCGGGCTGCGCACGGGCAGCGTGTTGGCGACCGTCGTCGGGTTCTTCAATCCCGAACGTCTCGTCCTCGGCGGGATCATCGCCACGACAGACGCATTCGTCGCGGGGGTGCGCTCGAGCATCTACGACCTGTGCCTGCCGCTCTCGACCTCGTCGCTCGACGTCGCGGCCTCGGTCGAGGGCTGGGACATCGGGGCCCGAGGGGCGGCTCTCCTCGTGCGCGACGAGCTGTTGTCCGCGGCATCCATCGATGCGCTGACGCGCGCACGGTCGTGACTTCTTTCACCGTTTGAAACCAAAAAGGTGACTTCATCCGATCTGTGTAACAGGTCAGTTACGGAATGAAGCCAAGCTCCTCGGCGCCGTTAGCTTCTCCCCAAGACCCATTCATCCGATGTCTCCAGGGCTGATACGCCGGACCCGACCTCCGCAGCCCGCACCCGAGAGGAAACCTCATGCACAAGAAACGGATCGCCTTCGCGGGCCTCGTCGCCGTCACGGCGATGGGCTTCACCGCCTGCGCCTCCGGAGGCAGCGCAGCCGACGGCGGCAAGACGACCATCGTCTGGAACATGTGGGCCGGTGACACCGCGTCCGAGCAGAAGCTCAAGGACCAGATGGCCGTCGCCCAGAAGCTCGTCGGCGACGACATCACCATCGAGCTCCAGACCGCGCCGTGGGCCGACTACTTCACGAAGCTCAACACGAACATGGCGTCGGGCAAGGTCGCCTGCGTCACCGGCATGAACGGCCAGCGCCTCGCCGGCTACACCGAGGTGTTCGACGAGCTCACCGACGACGACCTGTCCACGATGGGGATCTCGCGCGACGCCTACAACCCGGGTGCGCTGAGCGTCATGGAGAACGGCGGCAAGCTGTACGGCCTCCCCTACGACACCGCTGCGATGCTCCTCTTCTACAACGCCGACCTCTTCGCCAAGGCCGGCGCCCCGCTGCCGACCAACGACTGGACGATCGACGACTTCGAGAAGGCCGCGAGCGAGATCACCGCCAAGGCCGGCGCGAAGGGCTTCGCCGTCTCGGTCGACGAGTTCCAGTGGCTCTCGCTGCCGATGGCCGAGACGGGCCTGCAGCCGGTCGACGACTCGGGCAAGCTCGACCTGACCAACCCGAGCTTCGTCGAGGCGGCCACCCGCTACGGCGACCTCGTCACCAAGCTCGGCGTCTCGGACGCCGTCCCCTCCGCCTCCGACTCGGCGTGGACCACCACCCAGTTCGAGAACGGCAAGGCCGCGATGATCATCGAGGGGACGTGGATGGCATCCACTCTCACCGCACCCGACCTCGGCTTCTCGGCGGGCGCGGTGCGCATCCCGCGCGGTTCCGACGGCGCGTACGGCGTCGCGCTCGGCTCGGGGTACGGCATCGCCGCGAACTGCGAGAACAAGGAAGCCGCCCTCAAGGTGCTCGGTGCCCTCTCGAGCCCCGACGTGCAGTCCGTGATCGCTCAGCAGGGCGGCTACCCCGCGCAGCTCGCCAGCCAGCCGGAGTTCTTCACCGCGCTCCCGGATGCCACGCGCGACAACCTCACCCAGGCCTTCACCGCCGCATTCGAGGGTGCGGTGTCGCAGCGCGTGACCGATCAGTGGACGCAGGTCGCGACCGCGATGCCGAACGAGCTCGTCAGCGTCTACACGGGCCAGGCGACCATGTCGTCGGTGCTCGACGGTCTCGAACAGCGTTTCGGTAAGTAAGCCCCTCGGGGAGGCGGCGCCGCTCGGCGCCGCCTCCCCCCTTCTCCTTCGAGGTACACCGCCATGAACGCGAGCCGCACCGACTGGTTCGTCCACGACCGCTTCGGGATGTTCGTCCACTTCGGGCTCTACAGCGTCGCCGCCCGGCACGAGTGGGTCCAGAACTACGAGCGCATCGAAGCCGCCGACTACGCGCGGTACGCCCGTTTCTTCGACCCCGACCTCTTCGACGCACGCGCCCTCGCGCGTCAGGCCCGTGAGGCCGGCGCCCGCTACGTCGTGCTCACCGCCAAGCACCACGAGGGCTTCTGCCTGTGGAACACGGCGACGACCCCGTTCAACGCCGTCGAAGCCTGCGGCCGCGACCTCGTGCGCGAGTACGTCGACGCCCTGCGCGCCGAGGGACTGCGCGTCGGCCTCTACTTCTCGCTGCTCGACTGGTCGCACCCGCACTACACGATCGACCGGCACCACCCCCAGCGCGGTGCCGCCGACGTCGCCGAGCGCAACGCCGCGCGCGACATGGCCGTGTACCGGGAGTACCTGCATGCCCAGGTGCGTGAGCTGCTGACCGGATACGGCCCTCTCGACTACCTCTTCTTCGACTTCACCGAACCCGCGGAGGAGGACGGCCTCCCCGGCAAGTCCCCCGAGGACTGGGATGCCGAGACCCTCCTGGCGATGTGCCGGGAGCTGCAGCCCGACATGATCGTGAACGATCGCCTCGGCATCCCCGCCGATCTCGTCACCCCCGAGCAGTACCAGCCCGTGCGCCCCTTCGAGCGCGACGGCGTCCCCCTGGTGTGGGAGGCGTGCCAGACGATCAACGGCAGCTGGGGCTACCACCGTGACAACCACGACAGCAAGAGCGCGGCCCTGCTGGTGCGGATGCTCGCCCGCTCGGTGGCCCTGGGCGGAAACCTTCTCCTGAACGTCGGCCCGACCGGACGCGGCGAGATCGCCCCGCGCGACGCCGTACTGCTGTCCGAGGTCGGCGACTGGATGACCCGGCACGCGGATGCCATCCGCGGCGCCGCCGCGTCGAGCTTCACGGCCCCGTCGGGAGTGGTCTACACCCAGCGCGGCGACCGCCTCTACGCGCACCTGTTCGACTGGCCCTTCGGCCTACTCCACCTCCCCGACCTCGCCGACCGCGTCGCCTTCGCGCGCTTCCTCGACGACGGCTCCGAGGTGCTGCTCGAAGAGATCCCCGCAGGCCAAGAGGCGTTCAACCTCCAGCCCGCGGCCCCCGAGCCGGGGACCCTGACGCTCAAGCTCCCCGTCCAGCCTCCGTCGGTCGCGCTGCCGGTGATCGAGCTGTTCCTGCGGGCCTCCTCATGACGAAAGGTCACCGGATGGTCACCGAATCCTCCATCGCCCCGCGGCGACGCAACACGATCGAGCGGAGGGAACGCCGTCAGGCACTCGGCTTCATCACCCCGGCCGTGCTCGGTCTCGCGGTCTTCACCGTGCTGCCCGTGGGACTCGCGATCGTGATGAGCCTGTTCGACTGGCCGATCTTCGGCAAGCGGGCGTTCGTCGGTTTCGACAACTACGTGACGCTCCTCACCTCATCGCCCGACTTCTGGCCGGCGCTGCGCAACTCCGCGGTGTTCACGCTGCTCTACGTGCCGCTGAACCTCATCGTGGCGCTGGGACTGTCGCTGCTGCTCGGCCCCCGCATCCGCGGTCGCGCCGTCTTCCGGGTGCTGTTCTTCATCCCCGTGGTGACGCCGATCGTGGCGAGCGCGCTCATCTGGCGTCTCGTCCTGCAGCCGGATGGTCTGCTCAACGGCATGACCGTCTCGCTCTTCGGCTGGGAACTGCCGAACTTCCTCGTCGACCAGAACTGGGCGATGCTCGCCGTCGTCGCGATGAGCGTGTGGGCGGGCATGGGCTACAACATGCTCGTCCTCACCGCGGCCCTCGAACAGGTGCCCACCTCCGTCGTCGAGGCCGCGCAGATCGACGGGGCCCGTGGCATCCGTCTCATCTGGCAGGTGATCATCCCGCTCATCTCGCCCGCGATCTTCTTCGCCGCGGTGATGACGATCATCTCCTCGATGCAGGTCTTCGCCCAGCCGCAGCTGCTCACCGGCGGCGGGCCCGGCACGTCCACCGTGCCGCTGGTGATGTTCATCTACAACACCGGCTTCAAGTTCCAGGACCTCGGTCTCGCCGCCGCGGGCGCGTGGATCCTGTTCGTCATCATCATCGGCATCACGGCGCTGCAGTTCCGGGCGCAGAAGAGGTGGGTGCACTATGAGCACTGAGACCCTGCGACAGACCCACCGCCCGACTCCGCTGTCGCCCGCGACCGCCGTCGACGGCCCGCGCGGCGGCCGACGCGGCCGGCGGCGCGGCCAGCCGGCCTCCCGCGGCGAGCGCCTCGGGCTGATCGGCGCGTACATCGCCGTGATCGTCGCGGCGGTCATCTTCGCCGCTCCGCTGATCTACGCGTTCTTCTCGGCCCTGAAGCCGTCGAACGAGGTGCTGCTCGCGCCTCCCACGCTGATCGGCAGCGAGGTGCGCT
This portion of the Microbacterium testaceum StLB037 genome encodes:
- a CDS encoding ABC transporter substrate-binding protein, which produces MHKKRIAFAGLVAVTAMGFTACASGGSAADGGKTTIVWNMWAGDTASEQKLKDQMAVAQKLVGDDITIELQTAPWADYFTKLNTNMASGKVACVTGMNGQRLAGYTEVFDELTDDDLSTMGISRDAYNPGALSVMENGGKLYGLPYDTAAMLLFYNADLFAKAGAPLPTNDWTIDDFEKAASEITAKAGAKGFAVSVDEFQWLSLPMAETGLQPVDDSGKLDLTNPSFVEAATRYGDLVTKLGVSDAVPSASDSAWTTTQFENGKAAMIIEGTWMASTLTAPDLGFSAGAVRIPRGSDGAYGVALGSGYGIAANCENKEAALKVLGALSSPDVQSVIAQQGGYPAQLASQPEFFTALPDATRDNLTQAFTAAFEGAVSQRVTDQWTQVATAMPNELVSVYTGQATMSSVLDGLEQRFGK
- a CDS encoding alpha-L-fucosidase — encoded protein: MNASRTDWFVHDRFGMFVHFGLYSVAARHEWVQNYERIEAADYARYARFFDPDLFDARALARQAREAGARYVVLTAKHHEGFCLWNTATTPFNAVEACGRDLVREYVDALRAEGLRVGLYFSLLDWSHPHYTIDRHHPQRGAADVAERNAARDMAVYREYLHAQVRELLTGYGPLDYLFFDFTEPAEEDGLPGKSPEDWDAETLLAMCRELQPDMIVNDRLGIPADLVTPEQYQPVRPFERDGVPLVWEACQTINGSWGYHRDNHDSKSAALLVRMLARSVALGGNLLLNVGPTGRGEIAPRDAVLLSEVGDWMTRHADAIRGAAASSFTAPSGVVYTQRGDRLYAHLFDWPFGLLHLPDLADRVAFARFLDDGSEVLLEEIPAGQEAFNLQPAAPEPGTLTLKLPVQPPSVALPVIELFLRASS
- a CDS encoding carbohydrate ABC transporter permease, with the protein product MVTESSIAPRRRNTIERRERRQALGFITPAVLGLAVFTVLPVGLAIVMSLFDWPIFGKRAFVGFDNYVTLLTSSPDFWPALRNSAVFTLLYVPLNLIVALGLSLLLGPRIRGRAVFRVLFFIPVVTPIVASALIWRLVLQPDGLLNGMTVSLFGWELPNFLVDQNWAMLAVVAMSVWAGMGYNMLVLTAALEQVPTSVVEAAQIDGARGIRLIWQVIIPLISPAIFFAAVMTIISSMQVFAQPQLLTGGGPGTSTVPLVMFIYNTGFKFQDLGLAAAGAWILFVIIIGITALQFRAQKRWVHYEH